TTTTcgtctttcagggcttataactctctaACAATGCATTGCATAAATTTTTGATGGTGTAGGTTTGTAGAACATTAAATTCTCTGTAATttgacttattattttattattacaagttttcaattcatttttatatcaGCTTTAATAAAGGgttgaaaatttcaatgttgcaacaattgaaatttaacaatGATTTTTGAAGGGGGTGTATGGAACACAATTTCTGGCTTCGCAGCTCAATTAAGACTATCTAGAAGATTAACAGAGCAAAAGTGCGCAGCTTTATACCTACCCTCTGTTAAAGGTGTGGAACAGATGAGATGACACTTGTTgcaaaatagaaaatttcacccccacattaaagctgctataagaatgaaaggaaaacttatagataagatataataatatattatattatacctAATAAGatataatacatcaaattgaagagaattaaaTGCTCTATAAATAAACCTACGATCaccaacaataatatttatacaatgcattgttgaagaattataagccctgaaagtgccaaaaattggacaaaaacaattatttcaacaattttacactttcaaaaacgaatatctcgaaaactgttgggaATATAAAAAACTCtactgaacaaaaattttagaaaatctatcaagcttcattttttaaTAGTTAGTCAAGTCGGTTAAACGCTCTAGTCTATTAAACGCATTGCTCTCATGATataagcgtggaagcaaaaagctAAAAAATGTAACTTTAAAACCACCCAtatcatccctttagcacagggtGTAGAGATAGGGACTTTCAatctgttatttatttatttacaaaaaatacatacatacagttatgggaacaacaggcattatagcccaaaactgttcccgatTCAACATCACAAAGTTCTTCATAATTATCAAGAGAAAAAagttaatgaaaaattgaaaatgattaaaaataagaaataaaccaATAGGAAATATTAAGAATATGAGTAAAAATAAGTACCAATTCAACAAATAAGACAGAATATGATTTATGAATATGAGAGTACAATAAAACAGAATTTCGTTCCACTCCTAAGAAACACCTTAAATCATCTTTACCGTTATCCAAGTTATTCTCCTTACTAGTCTCAAAGTTACAaagacaaaaattgttcaaaacaaATGTTCCCTCCAAAGTCCAAATCCTTTGTCAAAAGGTTTATTGTTGCAAGtttggagatttcacactcaacacttaggccggttacagagctcgaccgaccgtcagtgcgtacgtctgtcgcgcttgtcttttccatagatattccatgtatccgtaaagagcaggactgacggcacgcatgcgcacggtcaggactatgcgttttacactgcgtacgaagaccatcggttgagctcgtgcgcatccgttccatcggtcgactgacgcgctattgaagcaaatagaagctttcagagctgtactgatcagtagcccgatcgcaacataactaatgtgctgacacctctgcccgacaatcagctgatattgaattgatagcataatgaatgaattcaattaatagtgtcttataatatttgaattcagagtttttctaaattttttattggaaaaataatatattattattatctacatttatttgattcctagcttaaagtgactgcaagtattcccaatggtgatacaagctcgaaataactcatcaaaatttctgatggacattctAAGGTAGTTAAAAAATTTATCTTCATCCtcaagcaatgatgtatataatggtactaaattccctttgaaatgctttTTGGGCGAACTTGATTTGTACGTCTttgagggccagtttccgagctcgggatttagctaatttctagactttaactggctttaaactctggagtcagaaaatggAGTcaggctttccgagtcagagctttaacgtagtcgaggacttgaatagactttggagtttagagatcacgttagaccctggagtttataatttcgatttctgagtgaagggcttataagtcaaGGACTTGAATTaaattctcgcctctttccgagtcgaggatttatcaaaaatcgttaagtccagaacttgaaacagcgtgatttAAAACCCTTGACtagggtagggtttaaatttaagttcAAGACTTATAGTCTGTAAATAAGtagagacttggccctccatccgaagaaattacaaggttgccaattcatgtaaaattgcaactttctcaaatttccaattcaacgtcagaattggatgtagaatatcatccccgatatgcTAGTGGTgttaaaaaagtttcagggttgaaggattaaaaggaaatttaacttttatgataaaattggaaacattgcgaagatttgtttttcttttgaatatcacttctcgcagaatcatggggcgtcgtgatgcgtattaattttatataaaattgagaatgaaaaaGGAGAATGTCTCCTTCCTATttgtgtctggatcatttttatccgacctatagttattttttaattaatgattatgttcgtcaatgtcgagacatttcgagcagaaaacatgaaattttcgacatgctggaaacttttttgtttcgaatgataagtgggtggtgaaagcgagaaagtttctcagaaagaataattgaaattattttttcaattgtcaaaagtagtcggaagattGTATTTTGGTCcccaaggaattttaaagttagaagagtggctgcatggtatgcattgtgtaccaaattgtatgctaaagGCTGGCAAATTACAAGAATATTTAACAGAATTTTTCCAAatgcaagcagctgattgcctctagaaaggctgtaatgaagCACCACTTGGATTATTCGAagcgaggttgtcattttcactatttataatcatgtggcttgcagttgctgaatttttctttccttgccctattaccataataggtacctaaggaaagttattgctttccgaaaaaaattaaggtaccccaatttctaaatttctatacgtttcaaggtcccctgagtccaaaaagtggtttttgggtattggtctgtatgtgtgtgtgtgtgtgtgtgtgtgtgtggtgtgtgtgtgtgtgtgtgtgtgtgtatgagtgtatgtgcgtctgtgtacacgatatttcatctcccaattaacggaatgacttgaaatttggaacttaaggtccttgcaatataaggatccgacacgaacaatttcgatcaaatgcaattcaagatggcggctgaaatggtgaaaatgttgtcaaaaacagggtttttcgcgattttctcaaaaacggctccaacgattttgattaaatttataccaagaatagtaattgataagctctatcaactgccacaagtctcatatctgtaaaaatttcaggagctccgccccatctatgcaaagttcgattttagattctcaattatcaggcttcagataaaatttaaacaaaaaattttgagtggaaaagattaagcatgaaaatctctacaattaatgttcagtaacatttccacctaaaattgaaaataagcacgaaattcgagaaaatgttagaatttcaattgcaaactgttggtaactgttgattctattaaattattcactatgaagagatagcagacctcgtatgattttgttgatcccagctattgatagcataaATGGTGGCACACCATTGAGCCGCTAttcttgactttgaaactcctgagaggccaaaataagTACCTTCGtccgagtacgtttgacaattggaaaaataatttcaattatttctgagaaacgttctcgctttcaccacctactcatcttttgaaacaaaaaagtttccagcatgtcgaaaatttcatgttttctgctcgaaatgtctcgacattgacgaacataatccttaattaaaaataactatGGGTCGGATAAAATGATCctgacaccaatagaaaggagacattttccccgttaatttgatataaaattattatgcattacgacgccccatgattctgtgAGAAGTGATATTCGAAAGAAAAACAATTCTTTgcgatgttttcaattttatcataaaagttgaatttccttttaatccttcaaccctgaaactttatcagtactactaggatatcggggatgatattctacatccaattctgacgttggattggaaatttgagaaagttgcaatttaacacgatttggcaaccttgtaatttcttcggatggagggccaagtctcaacttattttacacaaactatatctgagcaaacacaattaagttattgttttggagtagatgaaaagccaaatagatgtcatgaaATAATTGTTTGGAGTCAatctgaatttataatttatagtttgcaagtttattttggaataaaattgtatcagaattatgcgtaaaaaactaacctcattttacgaCTGTGACTTGACCTAGAAATTAATGTTCaagtaaaataatacaaggattgtcttggaatttatattccaatctgaatgttattaatccatgtcatattcaacatattaatataacaaaaataaattattattccagttttttttcaaaacaaatacgttttcaaactcaatagactaatgaaatgtttattccaaaataactggttaggatcaatgatcaataatagcataacgtaaaaagaaatgtttattcattcatctttcaaaaggttgagttctgctttgaataggcctacaaagaaatcgaaacgtattttcactaaataattttacaaaatagtttggagagcatgttcatttgaattatcccgctgcaatcagctgttttcgttttgctataatgccaacaatacagcagcaatattgtgaatttccctcatgtctACTACATTAAAGTCCTGCCTCAAATAAGTTGAGAACttaatagaccccggagtttagaagataaaatcgtgactcagaaagtcgagcgcttattttagtcctggactctgtaagtccagaacttatagatcccgagctcagaaaccagCCCTTAATCTTTtgtttacgaagataataagctgcaatattaaacaatctgtaaaggcgaCCATTTcgtgagtcagaaaaactgatgtatggatgcgtatggtcaggatggtacatacgcactgacggtctgtcgagctctgtaaccggtctgaagctgctgcaatagtcttagggaaatgcgtaaaaatgtagaattatacataaaattgaagagaatttaatgttATTATAAGCTTATAATTAGCATGAGTTATTCCAatagttttttaaaaagttataagagcaaaattAGCAAACAAttggaggcaaacgtgttttttttaaatgtctcACACCTTCACGAGCAGATATTTCGAAAAATatagaagatatagaaaaagttgtgagatgaatattggaggaaattttgtattgaacTGTCAGGTTCGTaaaatacatagttttcgatttatatgcgagaaaccaaaaaaatgtatttgaacaACCCTCACctccttagcacagggggtaggggtggggacttttgatatgtttatttccttactttacttaacagaactgcgggatcaaaaattgtcttccaaacttttccctctataacatttccttgactggactgcTACAATATTCATCTGTTAATCTTTTTCTATAGATTTAATAATTTGTGACATCCGCTCTTGAAGACGTGACATGTTTGAAAAAATCACGTTTGCCTGCAATTTTTTACTATTTCtgcttttgaattttattttcaaattgatgaaaaaatccatgctgattatgagcttataaataattgaattatctttaatttggtgtataatttcacaattttacgCATTTTCCCAGCACTGAGGTCAACGTTTTGGAACATACCATATATTTACAAAAAGATTTTGTTCCTTTAGAGGAGGAACAAAAGAAGATCTCTTGATAGCAACTCCAGATTCAATAGCCTATCTGAATGGACTTGATATATGTATTTGAACAAAATGTTTTTAGTTACcatttatgtttgttttttatgtttatttttatatcttgagACAAGGGATCATTCCCATAAATATTATGATCCTGAAGAAGTGAAGATGGAAATGAATACTGATTGATGTCTCAAAAGCCATACGCTTAATAAATAATACTACCAGATTGAATGGATCTTGACACATGATCACattatatgtttgtcaagttatgttcaatctaatagaatttataaggacggatcGTACGTTCAAAAATCAATATGTGTGGAACTGGCTGAATAGCAGGGGGACCCAGCACTGGCCCTTGGGAGACACTGCTTCCTCCTCTCATTTAGCACCCATCATACTACTAATAACCTGACGTTGGTTCTCCAGATAGCTCTCCAACATGTTCAATGCCTGTCTCTGTACACCATATCTGGACAGCTTTGAACCAGACTTGATGTGGCATGCAGTCAAATGCCTATGTGAGGTCGCACAATATCAGGTCCACTGATTCACAATGAATGGTTTTACGATGGAAGGCCTTATGAATGGTTTCTATCAATGATAGCAAGGTAGTGGTGGTTGATCTACCCTTTCGGAAACCATGCTGCATTCTACCCTTCAGTATTAAATGTGGATCTGACAAaatcaaaactgttttttttttcaataatgtagaattTCTACATCAATgcatattttacaaattttatgaataacaCAGCTTTATCAACTTGAATCTTTGCTTTTAATTACTACTTATTAATACAACCGTACGCtacttaattttaaaaaattatatgcaTTTTTAGGGTACAGTAAGTACCGAGATAGTAAATAGGGTTCTTCTATGTGCTGTGCTACATTTTAAAGGCCTAATATTATGCTAAAAATTTTATGATATTATGTGTTGGAAATAAATTTGTCTCTACTGCATATtgattctattattctattattgttaattttgaatgatttataaATATCCGTTCTTAGGTGCTTGCCGATAGCTTTGGCTTAGTATGAACGGTTCAGGCATATGGTTAGTGGCTAATCAcagaaattctatttctacttGACAAATTAGAGATGTCGCTCGATAACCTCTAGTTTGTGTCTTGGAATAGATTTCACTTTTTGTCTCTCAGTATGATTATGCCTTTACATCTGATTCAAATAATCGTCACGCAACCGTTAGTTAATATTGTCATGCATGGCTTAaaagttgaaataatataaaataatttttatgttttttttgtaGATAAGTACATAAGAATCATTTAGTATGATATATACGTCATAACTCAATCTTTTTTCAGATAGCTCGAGAGCTCCTTGGGAAAATGTAGATAGTAGATCTGAAGCATCATATTATGTTAGGTAAGTAGATAACTCGTTAATGTTCCTTTGTTCCTAAGCATCTTCTTCAATAACTTGTAAGTTGAGAAGgatattgtttcttcaaatgtttaagatcattcaataaaaaaacctattttactcataatttttaatttacctttaaaaaaatacactacacattaatttaaatatggcaagttttttttaattattatatccaTTACACATACAGATAATCGAAAGTAGTTTTTTTGGATAAGTGCAAAGTCAactttattgttattatttaatcaGGCTGTTATTCTCTTGATTGGTTTCGAAGTGTGGAATCTTATAGCTCATAGACCTATATTTTCTTTGTTGCTCATTGATCTGCTTTGGAGGTATACTGGATATTGATTTTAGTGCTGcatttttaatagatttttcaaatgtttcttgCACTTTTGAAAGATTAGATAAAGAATCGATTGGGGTTTCATTGCTGAGCATAATAGTTCTGTAAATTTTATGGTCATTTACTTTATCTCTTCTGGAATGTTTCTTCATGTAATCTTGGAAAGCTTTGTTTGGTATTGTACAGAACTTCACATCAACTGTCTCCGTAGCTGATTGAGATGCACATCTATGTGTTGTGCTACATTTTGCTTCAGATATATTTTCAGTGGATGCAGATTGCTTGGTTCTAGAATTCCCTCTAAACTCAACTTTATTTGTAGCAGTAACTTTTCTGCCCTCCAGTGGATTTTTGTTTGTATCATTATATTCTTTCTTGTTCATTCCTGTTGGTATTGTGTATTTCATGTTTCTTgttgaattattgtttgataTTTTATCGGATTGCTTAAGAGCTCTTGTGGTTAGGGTTTGTAGCTCTTTGACAGATCTGCTGGGTACATATTTTGATGTGATTTGATTTCTTGGATTTGCAAGTGAGGCTAGTCCTTCTCTACTTCTTATGCTATCTAAGTTTGCTCTTTCAAACAGTTCTGATGCCATCATAGATCTTCTATCCATTTCTTTAGACATCATCTTATCAGCTAAATTACTCGTCCCTAGAAGCATATTAAACATTTGCAGGGGTTACAGTTTTTCCATATCGAATTGGAGGAAGAAAATTCTAAGTCTCAAGTACTTAATTTTATTACCTtgattacaattttattttatcaaaatgatcaatttataaatatttttttattaatttttaattaccTATAATGATGTATAGTTAATATGAACTTGTTACCGTACtccaatataataaaattgtaaattacaaacaacttatttcaattattgaaaaataataaataataatatatagctTATATATTAGTAAgtagtaatatataatatagcctatatagtaatacataatatataaccaaataaatataatatatttctctTTGTATTATGCTATTAGTTATTTAAACGGTTGTCGTTTTTTATTCTACAAAAGTGTCATAAATAGTAAAACAAAATAGGGCTGGaatgtttgaaaaaattgaaaatttttattaataggCTTTTAACTAATCTACATTATTATTAAGTCCACTActaattttttgttcattttctaaattgataatttatacaataataatagacgGTTCTAGTAAGAAGCTTGAGCCTATTACCTAGTGAggttacaaattattttttcaactaaaagGCTTTGGTTAATGAAGCCTACCTTCTCTTTTTTGAGAAATCTTGTTTGATTTTGCAAAAAATTCTTTATATTGAAACattatcaacaaaattatttcaaatgccTGTTTAAATTATTCGAACTTGgactataatttttcaataaaattttaaactaaaatttTTTATTCGAGTTTGTTATTCTTCATTATCGCCATGCTTAGTTTCAATCACTATGGTAACTGAAAATTTTCACATGATTCTAATTACCTATCTCCCTTCCAGAAATTATTTATACTGTCTCAAAGAAAACGTAAAAATTGATGAAAGTTATAAGATTTTTACCATTTGTGATGCAGATTAGATCTGTGTACGTTTCCACTTCAACACAGAGTTTTCTTGAAAACGTGTTATCTTTTCCCAAATATAGTAACTCCTAAATTGAATGGACAGTCCTATCTTCAGTCAGTCACCACAATGCTAGGTACACATCTCGCTTGTGACTTAATTATTTGTTTCTTGTTGTAGTCTTATTCATTGTTGTTTACCTGGGAATTGACAGATTTCTTCCCGATCAGTGGGAATTCGACGGTCTACGATGCTGGTATGTGTGGTCATCTATGTTCTCTGCCAGTGCATAGTAGGGCCTCACGGTTAGGTATCTTTTCAGACTTCTAGCAAAGACAACGTAGATCTGTATTGTCTTGAGCTCCTTGGGCAGAAGGTTGAAGAGTCGGGCCCCAGAATAGGCCGGCGAACTGCTGGATTTTGTGAGCCGGTGCTGCTGGACTGTTCTATTTATGGTGTTGTGGGCATGTCTATCTCCCCTCAATTCTGATCTACTCCTCAAAGCCAGGGTTGATACTTCTTATATGTGGAGTGAAACAACTGTGAGTACTTAATGCTGGATGAAGAGCGCCCTTCAGTGATCCATCATCCCctttttagggccggtttccgagctcgggatctataagttctggacttacagagtccaaaTAAGTCTAAAATAATATAAGAGTCTAAAATAAGCTCTCAGGTCTAAATCAACTTTCCGAGTCACGGGTTTATGTTCTAAACGCCGGGGTCtattaagttctcgacttaactgagtccaggactttagaggggaattctcaatattttgctattgtattgtattgttggcattaggcCTATAGCAAAACACCTGATTGCAGCGGAATAATTCAAATGCTCTCCAAACTGTTTTGtaacaattattttgtaaaaatacgggtcgatgtcaaacgaggcaaacgacagaggggcctgcgacagtcgagaccagcgacggtagagacctgcgacattcgaggccagcgacggtagaggactcctgaaaaagtggcctcaaatgtcgcctgcgttaggcgacagttgaggcctctctaatttttgcacagccccgacagtcgatacctgcgaccgtagaggactcctgaaaaagaggcctcaaatgtcgcctgcgttaggcgacagttgaggcctctaattcttgtacagccccgacagtcgagacctgcgaccgtagaggactcctgaaaaagaggcctcaactgtcgcctgtgCTAGGCTCATCCAGAATGGCagacagcaccaaaagaattatcatttaattagtatggatttaccagcaattgaataatatattatatccaaTCATTCCTTCCATcttatgaataagtattgcaactttacaactgTAAATATACCTTAGTTGCTTCTTCATAAAAAACGAAAAAGAGGCCTTTTTCCATGAAGGAAGTTTTCACtatttggttttcaacaaatcagatgttATAATCATTACAGAATGTATTTCATAACATCTATTATACACTGGATAAAGATGCACTATTGACCCATTAGTACAGGTACAGTCTGATAATtatcgcagtaggatgtgtcctcaactgttGTCTATTGCAAGCgactctctaatttttgtacaagcccgacagtcgagacctgcgacattcgaggccagcgacggtagaggactcttgaaaaagaggcctcaaatgtcgcctgcgttaggcgacaggtgaggcctcttcaatttttgaacagccCCGACAGTTGAGACCTGCGACCGCAGTGGACACCTAAAAAAGagtcctcaaatgtcgcctgcgttaggcgacagtagaggactcttcaattttcgtacactcccgacagtcgaggactggaaaacagccCTCTACTGCcgcaggcctcgactgtcgcgcccccaaAAATACCTtttgatttctttgtattgtgcagatctataaattcaaagcaaaacctaaccttttgaaacatgaataaaaaaataaatattttattttacattatgCTATTATATATAATTGATCCTTGccattgattttggaataaaaattttagtatGCTACCTATTGAGTTGGAAAACgtatatgttttgaaaaaagtggaataataatttattatttttatattattattattaatatgttgaatatgccattgattaataatattcacattgGGAGATGTGATGATGGctattccaaggcaatccttgtattattttcctTGAACATTTCTAGGCTATGTCACAGTCGttaaataaggttagttttttacgcataattttatgaaaaacttcattccaaaataaacttgcaaactataaattatgaatttaga
This portion of the Nilaparvata lugens isolate BPH unplaced genomic scaffold, ASM1435652v1 scaffold4539, whole genome shotgun sequence genome encodes:
- the LOC111049949 gene encoding uncharacterized protein LOC111049949, with translation MFQYKEFFAKSNKISQKREGTSNLADKMMSKEMDRRSMMASELFERANLDSIRSREGLASLANPRNQITSKYVPSRSVKELQTLTTRALKQSDKISNNNSTRNMKYTIPTGMNKKEYNDTNKNPLEGRKVTATNKVEFRGNSRTKQSASTENISEAKCSTTHRCASQSATETVDVKFCTIPNKAFQDYMKKHSRRDKVNDHKIYRTIMLSNETPIDSLSNLSKVQETFEKSIKNAALKSISSIPPKQINEQQRKYRSMSYKIPHFETNQENNSLIK